One window of the Paenibacillus beijingensis genome contains the following:
- a CDS encoding LuxR C-terminal-related transcriptional regulator, giving the protein MSAPILSTKLYIPLSRSKLVPRPRLIERMNEGLQRKLTLVSASAGYGKTTLVSEWLAGCSGPAAWLSLEEGDNDPARFLTCLIAALQTIAANIGEGVAGLLQSPQPPQTESIIAALLNEITAVPDNFVLVLDDYHVIDAGPIDNAIALLLDRMPPQMHLVIATREDPRLPLARLRVRGQLTEVRAAHLRFTSLEAAEFLGRVMGLNLSAENVALLESRTEGWIAGLQLAALSMQGHQDPAGFIKSFNGSHHFVLDYLVEEVLQKQSVNIHHFLLYTSILDRLCGPLCDAVLGRRAGEQLAFSSSGQETLEYLEHTNLFIVPLDNERRWYRYHHLFADLLRKRLRRSIASNIGDNERVVAELHIRASIWYEDNGFAIEAFHHAAAAKDIQRTARLLEGEGMPLLFRGAVAPVMNWLDSLPVEELDARPSLWVLYASALLMAGQMTGVEPKLQAAEKALEGAGLDDKIQDLIGHIAAIRATLAVSKHQAETIIAESRRALEYLRPDNLPVRTATIWTLGYAYQLQGDRAAAGKAYTEALSISQMIGHVIISIMAALGLGNIQEAENQLYAAADTYRRVLNLAGEPPLPTACEAHLGMARICYEWNDLDAAMQHGLQSIQLAKQLEQTDRVVAGEVFLARLKLARGEVNDAAAILARADHSARRQKFVNQMPYIATAHVLALLHQGNLAAAATLAQKHNLPISQARVHLAQGDTSAALAVLSALREEAEAKGFEDEQLKATVLQAVALHAHGEKFKAVQLLADALTMAEPGGFIRIFVDEGIPMYRLLGEAAAHGRMMNYLGKLLAAFEAEELTSEVKSDQSVAPPAKPLIEPLSGRELEVLHLIAQGLSNREISERLFIALTTVKGHNRMIFDKLQVGRRTEAVARARKLGLL; this is encoded by the coding sequence ATGTCTGCACCCATTTTATCTACTAAGCTATATATCCCCTTGTCTCGGTCTAAATTGGTTCCCCGACCGCGCCTGATCGAGCGCATGAACGAGGGGCTGCAACGCAAGCTCACCCTCGTCTCTGCTTCCGCCGGCTATGGTAAAACGACGCTTGTCAGCGAATGGCTCGCCGGTTGCTCCGGGCCGGCCGCCTGGCTGTCACTGGAAGAGGGGGATAACGATCCTGCACGCTTTCTCACCTGCCTCATCGCTGCTTTGCAGACGATTGCGGCGAATATTGGAGAAGGTGTGGCCGGCTTGCTCCAATCTCCTCAGCCGCCGCAGACCGAATCGATTATAGCGGCCTTGCTCAATGAAATTACCGCGGTTCCGGACAATTTCGTACTCGTCCTTGACGATTATCACGTTATAGATGCCGGACCGATTGACAATGCCATCGCGTTACTGCTCGATCGCATGCCGCCGCAGATGCATCTGGTCATCGCCACCCGCGAGGACCCGCGTCTGCCCTTGGCACGGTTGCGTGTCAGGGGCCAATTGACGGAAGTGCGCGCCGCACACTTGCGCTTTACCTCCCTAGAGGCGGCCGAATTTCTCGGCCGTGTGATGGGGCTAAACCTTTCAGCGGAAAATGTCGCCCTGCTTGAATCCCGAACAGAAGGCTGGATTGCCGGCCTGCAATTAGCCGCGCTTTCCATGCAGGGACATCAAGATCCCGCCGGCTTCATCAAATCGTTCAACGGCAGCCACCATTTCGTACTGGACTATCTGGTTGAAGAAGTGCTGCAAAAGCAATCCGTAAACATTCACCATTTTTTGCTGTACACATCTATTCTCGACCGGTTGTGCGGTCCTCTTTGCGATGCCGTTCTTGGCCGGAGAGCCGGGGAACAGCTCGCCTTCTCGTCTTCCGGGCAAGAAACGTTGGAATATCTCGAGCACACCAACCTATTCATCGTCCCGCTGGACAACGAACGGCGCTGGTACCGCTATCACCATCTCTTTGCCGATTTGCTGCGGAAACGGCTGCGCCGGAGCATCGCCTCGAATATAGGTGATAATGAGCGGGTTGTGGCTGAATTACATATTCGTGCCAGTATATGGTATGAAGATAATGGTTTTGCGATTGAGGCTTTTCACCATGCCGCTGCCGCAAAAGATATCCAGCGTACCGCTCGCCTGCTGGAGGGAGAGGGGATGCCTTTACTTTTTCGCGGAGCGGTTGCCCCCGTAATGAATTGGCTGGATTCATTGCCGGTGGAGGAACTGGATGCAAGGCCCTCGCTCTGGGTGTTGTATGCCTCTGCATTGCTGATGGCGGGCCAAATGACCGGCGTTGAACCGAAACTGCAAGCTGCTGAAAAAGCGCTGGAAGGTGCCGGGCTAGACGACAAGATCCAAGATCTTATCGGTCATATCGCCGCCATACGCGCAACTCTGGCCGTCAGCAAGCACCAGGCAGAAACCATCATTGCCGAGTCGCGCCGCGCTCTGGAATATTTGCGCCCGGACAACCTGCCTGTCCGCACAGCGACGATCTGGACGCTGGGATATGCTTACCAGCTCCAGGGGGATCGTGCCGCGGCGGGCAAGGCCTATACCGAAGCATTATCGATCAGTCAGATGATCGGCCATGTCATCATCAGCATTATGGCTGCGCTCGGCCTAGGGAACATACAGGAAGCGGAAAACCAGCTTTATGCGGCCGCTGATACCTATAGGCGTGTTCTGAATTTGGCGGGTGAACCGCCGCTGCCGACCGCTTGCGAAGCTCACCTTGGCATGGCCCGTATATGCTATGAATGGAACGACTTGGATGCCGCTATGCAGCACGGTCTCCAGTCCATCCAACTGGCGAAGCAGCTTGAACAGACGGACCGAGTCGTTGCAGGCGAGGTGTTTCTCGCGAGGCTGAAGCTTGCGCGGGGTGAGGTGAACGATGCAGCCGCTATTTTAGCTAGGGCTGACCATTCCGCCCGCCGGCAAAAATTCGTGAATCAGATGCCCTACATTGCTACCGCGCATGTGCTTGCGTTGCTTCACCAGGGCAATCTGGCGGCGGCCGCTACTCTGGCGCAGAAGCACAATCTTCCCATCAGCCAGGCCCGGGTACATCTGGCGCAGGGAGATACGTCCGCAGCATTGGCGGTGCTTTCCGCATTACGGGAGGAGGCTGAGGCGAAGGGCTTTGAGGACGAACAGCTCAAGGCAACGGTTCTACAAGCGGTTGCTCTGCATGCGCATGGCGAAAAGTTCAAGGCCGTACAGCTGCTTGCAGACGCGCTGACGATGGCCGAGCCTGGCGGCTTCATCCGGATTTTTGTCGACGAAGGCATTCCGATGTACCGGTTGTTAGGTGAAGCAGCTGCTCACGGAAGGATGATGAACTATCTAGGTAAGCTGCTGGCTGCATTTGAAGCAGAGGAACTGACAAGTGAAGTTAAATCGGATCAGAGCGTAGCCCCGCCTGCCAAGCCCCTGATCGAGCCGCTGAGCGGGCGGGAGCTCGAAGTGCTGCACCTCATTGCCCAAGGACTCTCGAATCGCGAGATTAGCGAGCGGCTTTTCATTGCGCTCACTACGGTTAAAGGACATAACCGGATGATTTTTGACAAACTGCAGGTTGGGCGGCGAACCGAAGCTGTAGCGCGTGCCCGCAAGTTGGGTCTGTTGTGA
- a CDS encoding TetR/AcrR family transcriptional regulator: MDQIRDERKEQIKQAALKIFACRGITGTKMSMIASEAGISEGLIYRYFKSKDELFTDLVIELMEEAGKEIGNLQHSPESPFDQIRTLTQSMLDENNKYAFRLILQARKADKVPEKVGQFLDQYSEKVLIDRLVPVLIKGQQAGQFSEGDPRELLSWYFTVVNSLIMQELGIEKYGLPDTDVLMRILSR; the protein is encoded by the coding sequence TTGGATCAAATTCGCGACGAACGCAAAGAACAAATTAAACAAGCGGCGCTCAAAATTTTTGCCTGCCGTGGAATTACAGGAACGAAAATGAGCATGATTGCCTCCGAGGCCGGGATTAGCGAAGGGTTAATATACCGGTACTTCAAATCCAAAGACGAATTGTTCACCGACCTCGTGATAGAGTTGATGGAAGAAGCGGGAAAGGAAATCGGGAACCTTCAACATTCACCCGAGAGCCCTTTTGATCAGATCAGAACTTTGACTCAAAGCATGCTTGACGAAAACAACAAGTACGCTTTCAGGCTTATTCTACAGGCGCGAAAAGCGGATAAGGTCCCGGAGAAGGTTGGGCAATTCCTTGATCAATATTCCGAAAAAGTTCTGATCGACCGGCTGGTTCCCGTCTTAATCAAGGGGCAACAAGCAGGTCAATTCTCTGAAGGGGACCCCCGGGAACTGCTGTCTTGGTACTTTACCGTCGTTAACAGTCTCATCATGCAGGAACTGGGAATTGAAAAATACGGATTGCCGGACACAGACGTATTGATGCGAATTCTGTCAAGGTAG
- a CDS encoding alpha/beta fold hydrolase — protein MSKNNILPDLILRKRNQRKNARILRMNKPNSIVESRFVRIGGIEQWITIRGEDRQNPVLLFIHGGPASPYSIFNPLLRSWEKHFTIIQWDQRGAGKTFRKYGRDDSGNITFERLAQDGIELTDFLCDYLGHQKIILIGSSAGSLIAMIMVKLRPDLFHAYVGTDQNAPDPQFLSYQLALDAFRDAGLIKGIRLIERMGPDRSNWNRKDFDQLNQFLVKSIRTVPNMIMDLMLPSMLSSPDHTMRDLIEIFKGMHFSLDHLFNELMAFDFSRFGLRFELPFFVLHGDSDIFTPTTAAKAFFDEIEAPLKEFVRIKNAGHLACFARPDQFLEELIRRVRPLALSSSSL, from the coding sequence ATGAGCAAAAACAACATCTTGCCTGACCTCATTCTACGGAAACGCAATCAGCGAAAGAACGCGAGGATACTTCGAATGAATAAACCGAACAGTATCGTCGAAAGCCGTTTCGTTAGAATCGGCGGTATTGAACAGTGGATCACAATACGCGGCGAGGATCGTCAGAATCCTGTTCTGCTTTTTATCCATGGCGGTCCGGCTTCACCTTATTCCATCTTCAACCCTTTGTTACGCTCGTGGGAGAAACATTTCACCATCATTCAATGGGATCAACGCGGTGCGGGCAAAACGTTTCGCAAGTACGGCAGAGACGACAGCGGGAACATCACCTTCGAGCGGCTCGCCCAGGATGGTATCGAGTTGACTGATTTCCTGTGCGATTATCTTGGCCATCAAAAAATCATTCTAATCGGCAGCTCTGCGGGCAGCTTAATCGCGATGATCATGGTAAAACTTCGCCCCGACCTGTTTCATGCTTATGTCGGGACCGATCAGAATGCCCCGGATCCCCAATTTCTTTCGTATCAATTGGCGCTGGACGCTTTCCGCGATGCAGGTCTAATAAAGGGTATTCGGTTAATCGAGAGAATGGGCCCGGATCGATCCAACTGGAACCGTAAAGACTTCGATCAGTTGAATCAATTTCTCGTGAAAAGCATTCGAACCGTTCCCAATATGATTATGGACCTTATGTTGCCGTCCATGCTCTCGTCACCGGATCATACCATGCGCGATCTCATCGAAATATTCAAAGGCATGCATTTCTCCCTTGATCACTTGTTCAACGAATTAATGGCCTTCGATTTCTCTAGGTTTGGGCTTAGATTTGAATTACCCTTTTTCGTTCTCCATGGAGATTCCGATATTTTTACGCCAACAACAGCGGCTAAAGCGTTCTTCGACGAAATCGAAGCCCCCCTCAAAGAGTTTGTACGAATCAAAAATGCCGGTCACCTAGCGTGTTTTGCCCGGCCCGATCAGTTTCTCGAGGAATTGATCAGGAGAGTCCGCCCTCTGGCGCTCTCTTCAAGTTCCTTATAA
- a CDS encoding toxic anion resistance protein has protein sequence MSFSMEVTSPEEIKAAIEQEVKPVPEEVAKLKEAADSNVATIMALDIESLEKRKEILQSIETFGLNTMKSSSQKNSLLQVSIGNLSKTGDEGGQVAKGLAELHTQLKDLDPSMVDFAKKGFLSKLFNPLRAYFLKYEKADSVIADIVVSLDKGKATLKNDNTTLEIEQQTLRDLTKKLQKEIQLGALMDESIESQLEAGKLRSEDPDKIRFITEEVLFPLRQRVMDLQQMLVVNQQGIMAIEVVVRNNKELIRGVDRANNVTISALKISVTVAGALYNQRIVLKKIELLNETTNNLIAGTSRLLKDQGAEIHKQSLETSISVETLKQAFTDVLAALDSISTYKQEALPKMRETIHQFRELADDGEKQIVRLEKGHKLGL, from the coding sequence ATGTCTTTTTCGATGGAAGTGACAAGTCCGGAAGAGATTAAGGCCGCCATTGAACAAGAGGTTAAACCTGTGCCCGAGGAAGTTGCAAAGCTCAAGGAGGCAGCCGATTCGAACGTTGCAACGATTATGGCGCTCGATATCGAGTCGCTTGAAAAGCGCAAAGAGATTCTGCAATCCATCGAAACGTTCGGTCTAAACACGATGAAATCGTCTTCGCAGAAAAATTCCTTGCTGCAGGTTTCGATCGGGAATCTCTCCAAGACGGGCGATGAGGGAGGCCAGGTAGCCAAAGGGCTCGCGGAGCTGCACACCCAGTTGAAGGATTTGGATCCGAGCATGGTGGATTTTGCTAAAAAAGGTTTCCTGAGCAAGCTGTTTAATCCGCTGCGGGCCTACTTTCTCAAGTACGAAAAAGCCGATTCCGTAATCGCGGATATTGTTGTTTCTTTGGATAAGGGCAAGGCGACGCTCAAAAACGATAACACCACATTGGAGATCGAGCAGCAGACGCTTCGGGATTTGACCAAAAAGCTTCAAAAGGAAATTCAGCTGGGCGCTTTGATGGATGAGTCGATTGAATCGCAGCTTGAAGCGGGCAAACTGCGTTCGGAAGACCCTGACAAGATCCGTTTCATCACGGAAGAAGTGCTGTTCCCTCTGCGTCAGCGGGTGATGGACCTGCAGCAGATGCTGGTCGTCAATCAGCAGGGGATTATGGCCATCGAAGTGGTCGTCCGAAATAACAAAGAACTGATTCGCGGGGTCGACCGTGCGAATAACGTGACGATTTCGGCATTGAAAATATCGGTAACGGTCGCCGGCGCGCTCTATAATCAAAGGATTGTTTTGAAAAAGATTGAGCTCCTGAACGAGACCACGAATAATTTGATTGCCGGCACGTCCAGATTGCTTAAAGATCAAGGAGCTGAGATCCACAAGCAATCGCTTGAAACGAGTATCTCGGTCGAAACGCTGAAACAAGCCTTTACGGATGTGTTGGCCGCTCTCGATTCGATCAGCACCTACAAGCAGGAAGCTCTTCCAAAAATGCGCGAAACGATCCATCAGTTCCGGGAATTGGCCGATGATGGCGAGAAGCAGATTGTTCGTCTGGAGAAAGGTCATAAGTTGGGTCTGTAA
- a CDS encoding vWA domain-containing protein — protein MAKKSKFFLLSGLILVIVFGLVYAGVRLTSNLGKSKVQVTAENADKRLSNLYSDIKVTTETPVKGQIDLNPIDVAESLPDISKFPITVDNTTDTFAEIFSSTEKSGSGVDGWLTEVATEFNKSNIIVDGKPASVKIRNIASGTAADFIKSGKYVPDAFTPSNELWGEMVKASGVNAQLVSKRLAGNVPGIVIAKAKYDALVETYGFVNVKTVTEAIANNEFSMGYTDPFASSTGLNFLVTALHTFDSSNMLGDKAVQGFEKFQANVPFIASTTIQMRDAAKSGMLDGFVLEYQTYVNAADLKNGYVFTPFGVRHDSPLYALGDLPQTKLDIIKKFADFVLQDKYQQLAKEKGFNNLDDYKPELAAVDGSLLSSAQKLWKEKKNGNKPIAAVFVADVSGSMAGEPLNRLKESLLKGQKYLGKDNSIGLVSYSDDVTINLPIGKYDTNQQSMFVGAVNSLEASGGTATFDGIVVALKMLQDELALHPNEKPIIFVLSDGETNEGYSLKDVRGLIENYKVPIYTIGYNANIKALQSISSINEAASINADTDDVIYKIGNLFNVQM, from the coding sequence TTGGCAAAGAAGAGCAAGTTTTTCCTTCTATCAGGTCTAATTTTGGTAATCGTTTTCGGGCTTGTGTATGCAGGGGTAAGATTAACCTCTAATTTGGGGAAATCAAAAGTTCAAGTGACTGCGGAAAATGCAGATAAGCGATTAAGTAATCTTTATTCCGATATCAAGGTAACAACCGAAACGCCGGTAAAGGGCCAGATCGATCTTAACCCGATTGATGTCGCGGAGTCCCTGCCGGATATCTCCAAGTTCCCGATCACCGTGGACAACACGACGGATACTTTTGCGGAGATCTTTTCATCTACCGAAAAATCGGGCAGCGGCGTCGACGGATGGTTGACTGAGGTAGCCACCGAATTTAACAAGTCGAATATTATCGTAGACGGGAAACCGGCTTCGGTTAAGATTCGCAATATCGCTTCCGGTACGGCCGCGGACTTTATCAAATCCGGTAAATACGTACCAGACGCTTTCACGCCGTCAAACGAGCTGTGGGGCGAAATGGTCAAGGCGAGCGGTGTTAACGCTCAGCTTGTTTCCAAGCGTCTCGCCGGGAATGTTCCCGGTATTGTCATCGCCAAAGCCAAATACGATGCCTTAGTGGAGACGTACGGGTTCGTGAATGTCAAAACCGTTACCGAAGCGATCGCAAACAACGAATTCTCGATGGGTTATACGGATCCTTTTGCCAGCTCAACAGGCTTAAACTTCCTTGTAACAGCTCTCCATACGTTCGACAGTTCCAACATGTTGGGAGATAAAGCGGTTCAGGGGTTTGAAAAATTTCAAGCCAATGTGCCCTTTATTGCGTCGACAACGATACAAATGCGGGATGCGGCCAAGTCGGGTATGCTTGACGGGTTTGTGCTCGAGTACCAGACGTATGTCAATGCGGCGGACTTGAAGAACGGTTACGTTTTCACTCCTTTCGGTGTAAGACATGACAGTCCGTTGTATGCGCTGGGCGATCTGCCTCAAACGAAGCTGGACATTATTAAGAAGTTTGCGGATTTTGTTTTACAGGATAAGTATCAACAGTTAGCGAAGGAAAAGGGCTTCAATAATCTCGATGACTACAAGCCGGAGCTTGCCGCAGTCGATGGAAGCCTTTTGTCATCCGCGCAGAAATTGTGGAAAGAAAAGAAGAATGGAAATAAGCCGATTGCGGCTGTTTTCGTAGCCGATGTGTCCGGCAGTATGGCGGGTGAACCTCTGAACCGCTTGAAAGAATCGTTATTGAAGGGTCAAAAGTATTTGGGGAAAGACAATAGTATCGGCCTTGTCTCTTATTCCGATGATGTAACCATTAATCTGCCGATTGGAAAATACGATACGAACCAGCAGTCCATGTTCGTCGGGGCGGTGAACAGCCTCGAAGCGAGCGGAGGTACGGCTACCTTTGATGGAATTGTTGTCGCTTTGAAAATGCTTCAAGATGAGTTAGCTCTCCATCCGAATGAAAAACCGATTATCTTTGTCTTAAGCGATGGCGAGACGAATGAGGGCTATTCGTTAAAGGATGTCAGGGGGTTAATTGAGAACTACAAGGTTCCCATCTATACGATCGGGTATAATGCCAACATTAAGGCGCTTCAAAGCATTTCGAGCATCAACGAAGCGGCCAGCATTAATGCCGATACGGATGATGTGATCTACAAGATCGGAAACTTGTTTAACGTTCAAATGTAA
- a CDS encoding cell wall hydrolase: protein MIRKFKPTIIAMVAGLLLLCIGPMSIVSAGAAAASKDVTIKVNSDTVRINDPVFIKEGRIYAPVALIAGLFGAQSRWDKENQELMIHTAFNDHIVLGDGVPVVYFNEVRYWMDAPPFVKDGRLYIPLLQLSELLHANLSVNSDSDVVELITVPQAVVTEESGLDEISKEFGTGKSELLKRNGLDAKATIKSGAKLKVVIPTFFNKKAEPFTEQDLMLLAKITMIEAGHETYEGQLAVANVILNRVKDTRFPDSIRDVIYSGKQFPPAHNGILEKCKPHATALRAAKDALNGNNNVENAVYFFNPDISKGAFWSSLDVKVTIGHHRFAR, encoded by the coding sequence ATGATCAGAAAATTCAAGCCGACTATTATCGCAATGGTTGCGGGATTGCTTCTGCTTTGTATCGGACCGATGTCCATTGTCTCCGCGGGGGCAGCTGCAGCATCGAAAGATGTGACCATAAAAGTAAATAGCGATACTGTGAGGATAAACGATCCTGTTTTTATAAAGGAAGGCCGAATATATGCGCCCGTGGCTCTCATCGCCGGATTATTCGGAGCGCAGTCTAGATGGGATAAAGAAAATCAGGAATTAATGATACATACGGCATTTAATGATCATATTGTTCTTGGAGACGGCGTTCCGGTCGTATACTTCAACGAAGTCCGCTATTGGATGGACGCCCCTCCATTCGTTAAGGACGGCAGGTTATATATTCCGCTGCTTCAGCTGTCGGAGCTGCTCCATGCAAACTTGAGCGTTAATTCAGATTCCGACGTTGTCGAACTCATAACGGTGCCGCAAGCGGTCGTAACGGAAGAGTCAGGCTTGGATGAAATCAGCAAGGAATTTGGAACCGGCAAGTCTGAACTATTGAAGCGGAACGGGCTGGATGCCAAGGCGACGATCAAATCGGGAGCGAAGCTTAAGGTCGTTATCCCAACGTTTTTTAATAAGAAAGCAGAACCGTTCACGGAACAGGACTTGATGCTGCTCGCCAAGATAACGATGATCGAGGCCGGACATGAAACGTATGAGGGTCAGCTCGCCGTTGCGAACGTCATTTTGAATCGGGTAAAGGATACAAGATTTCCGGATTCGATTCGCGACGTGATTTATTCGGGGAAGCAGTTTCCACCAGCGCATAATGGCATTCTTGAGAAGTGCAAGCCTCATGCAACCGCTCTGCGTGCCGCCAAGGATGCCTTAAACGGGAATAATAACGTCGAGAATGCGGTCTATTTCTTCAATCCCGATATTTCCAAGGGAGCGTTTTGGTCCAGCCTGGATGTTAAGGTAACGATAGGTCATCATCGTTTTGCCAGATAG
- a CDS encoding DUF998 domain-containing protein — protein MKISDNTRGYNVSGINRWLALGAVAGPIMFTLAYTILGFLRPGYSLVSEPVSGLGVGANAFAMNASFVLLGLLIFVGVIGIFRSMKELGAVARWSCIILLELSPIGAIICGLYTYIDPDVYVYDHF, from the coding sequence ATGAAAATTTCAGATAATACTCGAGGTTATAACGTATCGGGAATCAATCGGTGGCTCGCTCTCGGTGCAGTCGCCGGACCGATTATGTTTACGCTAGCATACACAATCCTAGGTTTTCTGCGTCCCGGCTATTCGCTTGTCAGTGAGCCTGTCAGCGGCCTTGGGGTTGGAGCAAATGCTTTCGCCATGAATGCATCTTTCGTACTGCTGGGGCTCTTGATATTTGTTGGCGTAATAGGCATCTTCCGAAGCATGAAGGAGCTCGGTGCAGTTGCGCGTTGGAGTTGCATCATCCTGCTCGAACTCTCGCCGATTGGCGCTATTATTTGCGGTCTTTACACCTACATTGATCCTGATGTATATGTTTATGACCACTTTTGA